A single window of Luteipulveratus halotolerans DNA harbors:
- a CDS encoding HIT family protein, with translation MTDPTCWFCSDDVRTDPPPGGWVYDDAHWRVGHAPASYAVAGTTILESRRHVADERGMSDAERATLADVTARTVEAVTRATGCDRVYRWATMDAYAHFHLWLVPWWETSPLRGPRRLVDAVVTGGGTTPERATETAARIRDALSASV, from the coding sequence ATGACCGATCCGACCTGCTGGTTCTGCTCCGACGACGTCCGCACCGACCCGCCCCCGGGCGGCTGGGTGTACGACGACGCCCACTGGCGCGTCGGCCACGCCCCCGCGTCCTACGCCGTCGCGGGGACGACGATCCTGGAGTCACGTCGGCACGTCGCCGACGAGCGCGGCATGTCCGACGCCGAACGGGCCACACTGGCCGACGTCACCGCTCGCACGGTCGAGGCCGTCACGCGGGCGACCGGCTGCGACCGGGTGTACAGGTGGGCGACGATGGACGCGTACGCCCACTTCCACCTCTGGCTGGTGCCCTGGTGGGAGACGTCACCGCTGCGCGGGCCGCGTCGCCTCGTCGACGCCGTCGTCACCGGCGGCGGTACGACGCCCGAGCGCGCGACCGAGACCGCCGCCCGTATCCGCGACGCACTGAGCGCCTCAGTGTGA
- the mca gene encoding mycothiol conjugate amidase Mca — MSDRLRLMAVHAHPDDESSKGAATLARYSAEGHEVMVVSCTGGERGDVLNPRLQGDAEIERDLPKVRRREMAAAQAILGVQHTWLGFVDSGLPEGDPLPPLPEGCFALEPLDVTTEALVRVIREFRPHVITTYDENGGYPHPDHIMCHVVSVAAFRAAGDASAYPHAGEPWQPLKLYYDRGFSRAKLTAFHEALTEAGIESPYAEWIANWGDRPEGRITTRVPCSDYFGKREQALLAHATQVDPDGNFFRITKEMQARVWPTEDFDLTLSYVQPGEGVEDDLFAGLGSADDADQLATTGDRTLVVDDVRAREEA, encoded by the coding sequence GTGTCTGACCGCCTGCGGCTGATGGCCGTGCACGCGCACCCTGACGACGAGTCGAGCAAGGGCGCGGCGACGCTCGCCCGCTACTCCGCCGAGGGCCACGAGGTCATGGTGGTCTCGTGCACCGGCGGCGAGCGCGGCGACGTGCTCAACCCGCGGCTCCAGGGCGATGCCGAGATCGAGCGCGACCTGCCCAAGGTGCGCCGACGTGAGATGGCGGCGGCGCAGGCGATCCTCGGCGTGCAGCACACCTGGCTGGGCTTCGTCGACTCCGGTCTGCCCGAGGGCGATCCGCTGCCGCCGCTGCCCGAGGGCTGCTTCGCGCTCGAGCCGCTCGACGTCACGACCGAGGCCCTGGTGCGCGTGATCCGCGAGTTCCGCCCGCACGTGATCACGACGTACGACGAGAACGGCGGCTACCCCCACCCCGACCACATCATGTGCCACGTGGTGTCGGTCGCGGCGTTCCGGGCGGCGGGCGACGCGTCGGCGTACCCGCACGCAGGCGAGCCGTGGCAGCCGCTGAAGCTCTACTACGACCGCGGGTTCTCGCGGGCCAAGCTCACGGCGTTCCACGAGGCGCTGACCGAGGCGGGCATCGAGTCGCCGTACGCCGAGTGGATCGCCAACTGGGGTGACCGGCCGGAGGGGCGCATCACCACGCGCGTGCCCTGCTCGGACTACTTCGGCAAGCGCGAGCAGGCGCTGCTCGCCCATGCCACCCAGGTCGACCCGGACGGCAACTTCTTCCGCATCACCAAGGAGATGCAGGCCAGGGTCTGGCCGACCGAGGACTTCGACCTGACGTTGTCCTACGTCCAGCCTGGCGAAGGCGTCGAGGACGACCTGTTCGCCGGCCTGGGCTCGGCGGACGACGCCGACCAGCTGGCCACGACGGGCGATCGCACGCTCGTGGTGGATGACGTACGCGCGCGCGAGGAGGCCTGA